One bacterium genomic window carries:
- a CDS encoding gamma-glutamylcyclotransferase, producing the protein MSYYSTPYVFVYDVFLKDAVKHVKIAPYVKTWSQASMPGKLYQLPTGLPIVVEEDPNSKVYGEVMTFDAMDEVMRIIESQEGFREEDPQNSRLLREIREVTLIPSGEKVNALVFLFPKEKFNAKDMYAVHAHGGDWRKFVMMPRFDGYQH; encoded by the coding sequence ATGTCCTACTACTCGACCCCCTACGTGTTCGTTTACGACGTCTTCTTGAAGGACGCCGTCAAACACGTGAAGATCGCCCCTTACGTGAAAACCTGGTCCCAGGCCTCCATGCCCGGCAAGCTCTACCAGCTCCCGACGGGCCTGCCCATCGTGGTCGAAGAGGACCCCAACTCCAAGGTCTACGGCGAAGTGATGACCTTCGACGCCATGGACGAGGTCATGCGGATCATCGAATCCCAGGAGGGCTTCCGCGAGGAAGACCCCCAGAACAGCCGCCTTTTGCGGGAGATCCGCGAAGTGACCCTGATCCCCTCGGGCGAGAAGGTGAACGCCCTGGTCTTCCTGTTCCCCAAGGAAAAGTTCAACGCCAAGGACATGTACGCCGTCCACGCCCACGGCGGCGACTGGCGCAAGTTCGTGATGATGCCCCGCTTCGACGGCTATCAGCACTGA